AAAAAGCGCCGAGCGCTACCGTGTTCCGCTGACGCTCGGGCGTAACGGCAGCGAACTGGAGTGGCGCGAGCACGGTTTTAAGAATGGCGTCTTCTTCGCACAGGCCGCCGGCAGGCTGATTATTGACGGGATTGAAGCGCTGAAATCCGCGTTCTGGAACTTCTCGTCGTTCTCGCTGGAAGCGGTCTCCAGGGAGCTGCTTGGCGAAGGCAAGGCGATTGATAACCCGTGGGATCGCATGGATGAGATCGACCGGCGTTTCGCAGAAGATAAACCCGCGCTCGCCACCTATAACCTGAAAGATTGTGAACTGGTGACGCGCATCTTCCACAAGACGGAGATCATGCCGTTTCTGCTGGAGCGCGCCACAGTGAACGGTTTGCCCGTTGATCGCCATGGTGGCTCGGTGGCGGCCTTCAGCCACCTCTATTTCCCGCGTATGCACCGCGCAGGCTATGTCGCGCCGAATCTCGGTGGCGTGCCGCCGCAGGCCAGCCCCGGGGGTTATGTAATGGATTCGCGCCCCGGCCTGTATGACTCAGTGCTGGTACTGGATTACAAAAGCCTCTACCCGTCTATTATCCGTACCTTTCTGATTGATCCCGTCGGCCTGGTTGAGGGCATGGCGCAGCCGGATAACGCGCACAGTACCGAGGGGTTTCTGGGCGCGTGGTTTTCGCGTGAAAAACATTGCCTGCCGGGGATTGTCGGGCAGATCTGGCACGGACGCGATGAGGCCAAACGCCATGGCAACAAGCCGCTGTCGCAAGCACTGAAGATCATTATGAATGCGTTTTACGGCGTGCTCGGCACCAGCGCCTGCCGCTTTTTTGATCCGCGGCTGGCATCATCGATCACCATGCGTGGCCACGAGATCATGCGCCAGACCAAGGCGCTGATTGAAGCGCAGGGTTACGACGTTATCTATGGCGACACCGACTCCACCTTCGTCTGGCTAAAGCAAGCCCATAGCGAAGAGGATGCCGCGCGTATTGGCCGCGCGCTGGTGGAACGCGTTAATGGCTGGTGGTCGGCGCATCTTAAAAGCCAGCAACTGGAAAGCGCGCTGGAGCTGGAGTTTGAAACCCATTTCTGCCGGTTTCTGATGCCCACCATTCGCGGCACCGAACAGGGTAGTAAAAAGCGTTACGCCGGGATGATTCAGGAAGGCGAGAACCAGCGCATGGTGTTTAAGGGGCTGGAAACCGTGCGTACCGACTGGACACCGCTGGCGCAGCAGTTCCAGCAAACGCTCTACTTGCGTGTGTTTCGCAATGAGCATTATCAGGATTATGTCCGTGACACTATTGCCAGCCTGATGGCGGGCGAACTCGACGATCAGCTTATTTATCGCAAGCGCCTGCGCAGAGCGCTTTCCGAATATGAACGTAATGTGCCGCCGCACGTGCGCGCTGCGCGGCTGGCGGATGAAGAGAACCGCAAACGGGGCCGCCCGGCGCAGTATCAGAACCGCGGCACCATCAAATATGTCTGGACCACCAGCGGGCCAGAGCCGGTGGATTACCAGCACTCGCCGCTCGATTACGATCACTATCTGAGTAAGCAGCTACAGCCAGTCGCTGAGGGAATTCTGCCTTTCATTGACGACGATTTTGCTACACTACTTACAGGGCAGCTGGGACTCTTTTGAGATTTACCTGTCGAGTTTCCCGGCTTGCAACACTACCGCTCTATCCTGGCTATTTCAGATTTTCACCGCGATGCGGCGTGAAAGACGGCAGGTATAGGTAGTGACGAAAGGGATTGCTTCCTTTACCATAGCGCCCTTCCTTTTTCTGGCCCAAATTTTATACGCCCGCCTGCCTTCAGGCGGTGACGAACTATTGCCTGCAATTTGAGATATAGAGTTCATTTATGCCCTTTACACTTGGTCAACGCTGGATTAGCGACACGGAAAGCGAACTCGGACTTGGCACAGTCGTCGCAATGGATGCGCGCACGGTCACCCTCCTTTTTCCGGCAACGGGTGAAAACCGTCTGTACGCTCGCAGCGACTCTCCGGTTACCCGCGTGATGTTCAACCCCGGTGATACGGTGACCAGCCATGATGGCTGGCAGCTCACAATTGAAGACGTAAAAGAGGAAAACGGGCTGCTCGCTTACACC
This genomic interval from Kosakonia sacchari SP1 contains the following:
- the polB gene encoding DNA polymerase II — protein: MAQAQEGFILTRHWRDTPGGTEVEFWLATDNGPLRVVLPPQESVAFIPAAQVEKAKLLLRAEKQWRVTPLNLNDFHRQPVYGLYCRAHRQLMRIEKMLRDDSITVYEADIRPPERFLMERFITAPVWVDGTPQGTALVDARLKPSPHYRPPLKWVSLDIETSRHGELYCIGLEGCGQRTVYMLGPENGSAQGLDFELEYVASRPQLLEKLNAWFAAHDPDVIIGWNVVQFDLRVLQKSAERYRVPLTLGRNGSELEWREHGFKNGVFFAQAAGRLIIDGIEALKSAFWNFSSFSLEAVSRELLGEGKAIDNPWDRMDEIDRRFAEDKPALATYNLKDCELVTRIFHKTEIMPFLLERATVNGLPVDRHGGSVAAFSHLYFPRMHRAGYVAPNLGGVPPQASPGGYVMDSRPGLYDSVLVLDYKSLYPSIIRTFLIDPVGLVEGMAQPDNAHSTEGFLGAWFSREKHCLPGIVGQIWHGRDEAKRHGNKPLSQALKIIMNAFYGVLGTSACRFFDPRLASSITMRGHEIMRQTKALIEAQGYDVIYGDTDSTFVWLKQAHSEEDAARIGRALVERVNGWWSAHLKSQQLESALELEFETHFCRFLMPTIRGTEQGSKKRYAGMIQEGENQRMVFKGLETVRTDWTPLAQQFQQTLYLRVFRNEHYQDYVRDTIASLMAGELDDQLIYRKRLRRALSEYERNVPPHVRAARLADEENRKRGRPAQYQNRGTIKYVWTTSGPEPVDYQHSPLDYDHYLSKQLQPVAEGILPFIDDDFATLLTGQLGLF